The proteins below are encoded in one region of Nitrosomonas ureae:
- a CDS encoding sulfate ABC transporter substrate-binding protein, translating into MKTKTWLATSILATSLIISGSVLAEKTLLNVSYDPTRELYQEFNAAFVKHWQAKNHEKVVIRQSHGGSGKQARSVIDGLEADVVTLALANDINAIAEIAKLLPENWQQRLSLNSTPYTSTIIFLVRKGNPKGIKDWDDLARSGVAVITPNPKTSGGAQWNYLAAWEYGKQRYGEDKAKDFVGNIYKNVPVLDSGARGSTTTFVERGVGDVLITWENEAFLALKEYGADKFETVIPSLSILAEPPVAVVDKVVDKRGTRQIAEAYLQFLYSEEGQEIAAKHFYRPTHAKIAEKYAQKFPKIELFKIDDAFGGWKNAHKIHFADGAHFDQIYLK; encoded by the coding sequence ATGAAGACTAAAACATGGCTGGCAACAAGCATTCTGGCAACAAGTCTCATCATCAGCGGCAGCGTGCTGGCGGAAAAAACACTCTTAAATGTTTCCTATGACCCGACGCGTGAACTGTACCAGGAATTCAATGCAGCTTTTGTCAAGCATTGGCAGGCAAAAAACCACGAGAAAGTAGTCATCCGGCAATCTCACGGCGGCTCCGGCAAACAGGCCCGTTCTGTCATCGATGGACTGGAAGCCGATGTCGTGACGCTGGCCCTGGCCAACGACATCAATGCCATCGCAGAAATTGCCAAATTATTGCCGGAAAATTGGCAGCAGCGTTTATCCCTGAATAGCACCCCCTATACCTCAACAATCATTTTCCTGGTACGTAAAGGCAATCCCAAAGGCATTAAAGATTGGGATGATCTTGCGCGTTCCGGCGTAGCCGTCATTACGCCCAATCCAAAAACTTCCGGTGGCGCCCAATGGAATTACCTCGCGGCATGGGAGTATGGCAAACAACGCTACGGTGAAGATAAAGCCAAAGATTTTGTCGGCAATATCTATAAAAATGTACCGGTGCTGGACTCCGGTGCACGTGGCTCAACGACAACATTTGTGGAACGAGGTGTGGGTGATGTTCTGATTACATGGGAAAACGAAGCATTCCTCGCCCTCAAGGAATATGGGGCAGACAAATTTGAAACTGTTATTCCTTCTTTGAGTATTCTGGCGGAACCACCCGTTGCAGTGGTGGACAAAGTGGTCGACAAGCGTGGCACACGCCAGATTGCCGAAGCTTATTTGCAGTTCCTCTATTCGGAAGAAGGGCAGGAAATCGCCGCCAAACATTTCTACCGGCCTACTCATGCAAAGATAGCGGAGAAATATGCCCAGAAGTTTCCAAAAATTGAATTGTTCAAAATCGATGACGCTTTTGGCGGCTGGAAGAATGCACACAAAATCCATTTCGCCGATGGCGCACATTTCGATCAGATTTACTTGAAGTGA